In a single window of the Cydia pomonella isolate Wapato2018A chromosome 2, ilCydPomo1, whole genome shotgun sequence genome:
- the LOC133531952 gene encoding uncharacterized protein LOC133531952: MTVAWRDLCCGVQYLRARCFFIGYLNLIASTVDLGCHLVILSAVTNFFSCDVDLNILHNINWSWLEPFLVVINIGTHGFYPFPLVLGYYDSLGVRGTPRCYPGMVHLYLIDLINIVIHCVWLRLVISYITALYKKDADTMRMFFSLSVIKIILQLMYFAYTPLHITLYSDTLYNSYWVLKILDICVAITFLLVMNSYIKAVRAEKAPAAALAQPDQPPSYDECAAVAREKTENIP, from the exons ATGACGGTGGCCTGGCGAGATCTATGCTGCGGCGTGCAGTACTTGCGCGCTAGATGTTTCTTCATCGGTTATTTAAATTTG ATTGCCAGTACAGTTGATTTGGGCTGCCATCTCGTCATATTGTCGGCTGTTACTAATTTCTTCTCGTGTGATGTGGACTTAAATATT CTCCACAACATAAACTGGTCATGGCTGGAGCCCTTCCTAGTGGTCATCAACATCGGGACCCACGGCTTCTACCCTTTCCCCCTAGTCCTGGGCTACTACGACAGTTTGGGGGTCCGGGGCACTCCTCGCTGCTACCCTGGCATGGTGCATCTGTATTTGATAGACCTGATTAATATTGTGATCCATTGTGTGTGGCTGAGGCTTGTGATATCTTACATCACGGCGCTTTATAAG AAAGACGCAGACACCATGCGGATGTTCTTCAGTTTATCTGTCATCAAGATAATTCTCCAGCTTATGTACTTTGCGTACACGCCGCTTCATATCACCCTGTATTCGGACACCCTGTACAATTCTTACTGGGTACTCAAGATcctcgacatct GTGTAGCCATCACGTTCCTGCTGGTGATGAACAGCTACATCAAGGCCGTGCGCGCGGAGAaggcgccggcggcggcgctcGCGCAGCCCGACCAGCCGCCATCTTACGACGAGTGCGCCGCGGTGGCGCGGGAGAAAActgaaaatataccttaa